Genomic segment of Chitinophaga varians:
TTTAAACATATTGCCTGGCGTTGCGGGAAATTATTTATATTCGGTACTGCATTACATTGCGTATATGCGGGCAGGTTAGTCTGGGAATTGTGGAATGTGCTCACCCAGTTGTCCGTAACCACGATCATTGCATATCTGATTATTCGCCGTTCTGTAGTATATCAGCTGGTGGTCAGCCTGTTGCTGCTCCTTGCCACTGATCTCATGTATCGTTTTGTCATTTTACCTGGATTCGAAGATGCTTTTACACAAGGGCACAATTTCGGTGCCTACCTGGATACGGTCCTGATGGGAAAAATTAACCCGGACGGATGGGTCGCAATTAATTGTATCCCTACGGCTGCACACACTATTTGGGGCGTACTGGCAGGGAGACTGTTGACCGGCACTAAGCTACCGTTGCAGAAGACAGGTGTATTGGTGATAGCCGGTATGATAGGACTGGCAGCCGGTTTTGGGCTGGACGCGGCAGGTATAACGCCGATCATTAAACGGATCAGCACTGCTTCTTTTGTGCTGGCATCCGGCGGATGGGTGATGCTGATCATGGCATTGTTCTACTGGCTGGTCGATGTGCGGGGATACGTACGTTACGCCTGGATAGCCACTGTAGCAGGTATGAACGCCATCTTCCTCTACCTGTTTTTTGAAACGGTAGGCGCACAATGGGTGAACCCCACCACAGGTATTTTTGTCAAAGGGTTTACTTATCTGTTGGGCGTACGGGAGGAAGTCAGGGAGGTCCTGTCTGCCCTGACCGTACTGGTGCTGGAATGGGGACTGTGTTACTGGTTGTACAGACGGAAGATATTTTTCAAATTATAAAGATCATCCGCAATATAAGAAGATCGTAAACGAATAGCTATCTGAGAAACCCCTATGAATCAGCCCTGGTATCAGCTACCGGGGCTTCTTTTTTGGCTTCGGGGAGGCCCCTTACCATTAATACGATCAGCAGTCCGCATAACGCCATGATGCCAAAAGAAACCCGCAGGTGCGTGGCCTGTGCTACAAAGCCTACCAGTGGCGGTACTATGAGAAAACCAAGATAACCGATGGTGGAAATGGAGGCCAGTGTCTGTCCGCTATTGGCATCACGGGATTTGCCGGCCAGACTAAATACCAGCGGCACGATACACGAAACGCCGAAGCCCGTGCAAATAAAGCCTATGGCCGTAATCACCGGATGAGGCAGCGCAATTGTCAGCACAAGGCCGCTTAAGATCAGCCATCCGCTGTAGTACAGCATGTTTTTGATGCCCATCCGGGCAACGAG
This window contains:
- a CDS encoding acyltransferase family protein encodes the protein MTQRLQSLDMMRGVIMLLLAAESTHLYWSLDSLQSDGLWHTFMQQFFHHPWNGLRAWDLVQPAFMTIAGTAMYLSWNAKAQKGISWQQNFKHIAWRCGKLFIFGTALHCVYAGRLVWELWNVLTQLSVTTIIAYLIIRRSVVYQLVVSLLLLLATDLMYRFVILPGFEDAFTQGHNFGAYLDTVLMGKINPDGWVAINCIPTAAHTIWGVLAGRLLTGTKLPLQKTGVLVIAGMIGLAAGFGLDAAGITPIIKRISTASFVLASGGWVMLIMALFYWLVDVRGYVRYAWIATVAGMNAIFLYLFFETVGAQWVNPTTGIFVKGFTYLLGVREEVREVLSALTVLVLEWGLCYWLYRRKIFFKL